The sequence AGGTAAACCACTGACTATGATGAATTCTCCAATTACTTTTAATTAATAAATAACACATAACTCCACATGTACCAATCTTGTTGCAATTCTACCTTTATTGCTGGACACATGACTGTGCTGTCTACCCAGTAAGAAACAAATAAAGTAAACATTCTCAAGTAATACATGTAGCCGGTggcattctttcttttgatgcagtatgcattgaTTTACCAGTCATTAATTACGTAAGCTTCAAAAACCAAACAATCAactgtaaggaaaaattaattaataatatttGTGTAAGGTTCATAGAAAAACAAAAAGCAATAAAATAAGGGAGGCCATCTAGCTACACCAGCAGCTATTCTAGTGGACATTTTATATCAACTCCATTATCATTCATGGCTACTTCATGGCtatttaaatgtccactagtatagttgcaggtgtaggttgtttcattgctttttattgctatgatccctacttgttaatgtaccactctgcgtgggcagttcaaaggcaccgccagtgccataatttgtatattgcactgctgcagaccgcagcgagtgcattataacttataacgcactggttgcggttttttagaccacaacgagtgcattataagttataatgcaccgaccgcagtgcaatatacagatattgcactggctgcggttttgtgcagcatagcacaagtgccggtggcgaagaccactacgacacctcacctaataggtggaaagacacttcacagatcactcgaattcttttatagcctaacATGTAAAAGTCGATTGTGGGGCCGTAACGTCACAGAACGTCAGCAAAGGCATggaacgtcaccaatacgtctAGCAAATAATTTCAAAGCATCCAATAGCGATCGCAAAAGCCAACACAGAGGGCACAACTCTCGTCTATGCGTATATTAACGTAGTTATATACCTTACTAGTCTGATCCCAGGTGAAATCATAGTTCATTTTCAACACAGACACTTATCTAAATAAGCCTCACCATTGCATTCAATTGTGGCAACCAATGAAATTTTTGTTTTACCACTTAAATCAACTTTAGCcagtatagctatagccagtAAGCATCAAGAAACTTGTGCTAATTCTATCTAAAGCTCACTAATTAtgttaattgtgggttttagttttaacTTCACAACATGAGTAAAGTACAACATTAAAAAACCTAGTGCCTAGTGTCTTCAAAAACCTATAGTACAGAGTCTAGTTCAAAGTCTAATTAAAAATGTCATCCATATTTACACCCTGAAGAGTTTCTTGAACTATGCGTTGCTCACTTATCTCCTTAACCGCCTTAGTTTGTTGCACAGTGGTCCCTGCAAATGACACAGAGCTTCCGGAGAATGTACAATTGTTTAGGATAAATGTTGGGTTCCGCATAGCATCATTTCCATAGCTGCTTTGTATAGTTGGAGATACTATGCCTGGTTGACGCTTTGAAACTGCCACATGATCACTGCTTGTGCCAGGATTCCAATCCTTACTACTACCTGCCATTACATTAGACACTTCAACAAGCTGAGATTCTGATGTACGCTCATACTGCCTTAATGACTCCAAAGAACGATGGCCAGTTCTTTGTTGGATTAGTTTTTCAGGAACCTTTGCCTGAAAGAGTGCAGTAGCTTCATACGCTCTGAGACTATGGTTAGTAAACCCACCAGAaattaggcaccggcctattatgcccaaaattttacctattatgcttttgagaattgctaaaaaattaagcctattatgctcaaaattatgctttcaaaatcaagattatgctctagaactgactgttttattagagtgtatcagcctttcctgactgctgtattagagtaagtgactgctctattagaatatctcgatcttatttctgcaaagtatGAATagccaacaaagaaacggtttaataagttatattatgtgtttttaaatatgaaatgcactaataatactattggcagtgaatatttgctttctttcaggcgagcgtattgcacattttaattaaatttcaaaatatcgtccctattatgctggcattatgcttgatgcttttggtcacctattatgctttaaattatgctagcataatgggcCGGTGCCTACCAGAAATTCCTGCCTTATTGCACATATTCTTCATCATATGGCCCAACGTGTTTCTTCCAACTGCTACATTTTTAGACCAAGGTTCAGAAGAACTTCCAGGTATACCACTGAGCGGTTGAAGATAGAAAATATCATTATCATATGCACCTGGAGGTAGCAACTTCAAATATCTGTCTAAAATTTTAACATGGCAATGTTCAGAGTCACTAGCATTCTGTCTTACAGTCTTGTTTTTCTGATTCAAGCTGGTAAAACCACCTTGGTTGTTCTTAGATCCAAACTCACTATATACATAACAAGCAACCGCTTTACCTTGTACCATGGCTACTTCCCTTTTTACTTGCGACAGCTGTAAGTTTCGATGTTCAACTCCGCCACGTAGGCAAAAGTTTTTTCCGTTGTAAAAGAACACAGCATTCAGCAAGCTTGCTGGGTTATGAAAACCAATTATTCCTTTGTTCCAAAGAATATCTTCTTCGCTAGGAGTAATAGTTGGTGTTGCTTTAGTTTCTGTTCCTATGCCTTTACTGTGTAACTTTTTGAAGATCGCATCACACACATTTTTGAGTGGATGAAATACTGGATCACGAAAGAAGTTGACATCTTGTACGGGGTGGATCTTTCTTACATGCCTTTGTAATGCTGATAACAACAGATATAAACTTCGTGGAGAATACTCTGTGCCATCTGCTTTGCGTGTTTCGCTAACAAATCTACAAAGCCAGTCACAAATTTCTTCATTAGTGCCATCTGTAAAAAGATCTGAAGAACACATATCCTCTGGGTGTTTATCATTACGAGCGTTTCTCCAAGTTTCAAAATTCCGCAGTGCCCAATCAGTGTTCTTTGCTGTGTTCTCTGGGCAAATCCCTTCTTTAAATGCATCAAGTTCTTCTAATGTAACATCAAAAGAAAACCGTTCTTTACTGCTGTCCACCATTTCTTTATTGTCATCACTGTTCTTCGCATCAACTACCTTTACTTTCTTTGTAACAACATCATCTCCTTTTTTGCTACGGGTTCGCTTAAGTTTAAGTGACTTTCGATTTTGCTGCTCTGGTCCTTCACATGGTGACACGTTTTCTCTTTCTGCCATATCACTAATGCAACATGGACACCAATCAGGTAGCCCTAAACAAAACTTCTTATAATCTGTCTTTGGTACTCCTGGCTTAGGAGAAGTAACAATTAGTGAAGGACTAACAAACTCTCTTGCACGTGTTTGACTCATTTAATGCTCGCCAATTCCATTTAATGCTCACCAATTACTTTGATTGTGGGCTCGCGTTTACGTTGTCAGGTCATTTCATTCTGAAGACCACGATCGATATTGGTGTTCTACCTTATAAAAGAAATGTAGATGCAGCATTggatctttccacctattaggtgagtggtacatagcaGTTATACAACGcgcacttgtgctctgcctgtataaacgcactcgccttcgggcctaacggccctcaggctcgtgcgtttatatcaggcagagcactcgtgcccgttgtataactatataataaatacaaatacttgaaATTTTCCTTACAATTGTATTTACGTACTGTACAGTGTGAAACACTGTTGATTTTCTATAAGGCCAGACCaaattaattcacagtttatcgtcaccgcccgcatgggtttttaggaatagagcaataatttcataattcattatttctcacgtgataatcaTTGCTTACGCTTCCGAACTCGTTTTTGTATATTAAAACATGGTGTGTCGTGTGCAACAAACGTGACGATTATCCCCAGCCTGGACTCGTTAGAACCTTCAATAAATGGATTTCTAAAGAGAGATTGCATAAACGAATAGCTAAGTATTAACAGTGACGTAATCAAATAAGCTTGCAATCATTGTTAAAGTAGCTAGCAACTGTGTGAAGGCTACTTTTTGAATGTTTTTCCATgttaaaaaattatgaaatatgaaaaatgacctcccgcccgcatgactTTGTCAAATATCCCGGACGATAAACTGTCAATCAATTTGGCCTGGCctaatattattatgtgatcagatttgcgaaaatggtcttccacacccacacacacaataatattatactaactTTGATGAATCATAACTTTAGattgaaaaaaaagcaaatttgGTTAGTAGATCAACGTCAGAATAATAAAAAATCATAATATCAATTTGTTTTACAGTACAGATACACTAtaatgaccagatttgacaaaatcaggcttccacacacatccggATTTGCGACTGtgaaggaccataactcaatataggagtaagctatcactttcaaatatTGGCCTGTTATTGCATAATGCAGTGACAGAATTTTGTGAAACTTGTAGTTCAATGGCATACTGAGTGGTAAGGTTACCAGCAGTTAAAgtcgaagaattggatgtgtgtagaagcctggttttgtcaaatcctgTCACATAATTTATGATGAGATACAAGATTCAAAGAAGCTAATAAATAATCAAGTAAATCTCTAAAAAGTGACaattactgtatatataatGCAATAACTTTCAAAATTTAACTCATAAACTAGAATGGAGCTCTGAGCTAACATGTCATGCTGGGTTTAAAAATACCAGAGGGCTTTATCGAGGCTTTGATGTAAGGCTGAATTCTAATAAGTAGGGTATGCAGTTGGGCATAACATGCCTAGAAACTTCAGTCACAGACAGTGACACAGTGTCAATATTGATTCTGTAATTTAATAGGCCGGGCTACTGATTTGATAATGGGTAGACATGAAGTAGTATGACATCATCATGTGATGTAATATGACATCACATGAAGTAGGTACAGCAACTAAAAATCATTTGTCTACATACCATTTAAAAACTAACCTAACTTTGCATGAAGCTATTAATTTATATTTCATTGTGTCTGCTAACATTGAACTGCCCCAAATATATAAGAAATTAATGGTCAACATTTAGTCTTCCTAAAATTGAGTTGTATAACAATGGAGGATAAACCAATCAAATCAAGACAATATAAACATAATACTTGACATACACAAAAACAAGAAAAGgagtaattgtgaccagatctgcaaaaggaTATTATAGTCTGCACATTTCTGTGTACATACACccaacccataacttgacttgtgaatctGTTAAGTTATATAGTTACTATATATcgctatagctactatatatcaCTATAGCTTGATGGTGTAATGTTAAGGTGATACTGTAGGTAAAAGCATGACATCCAGCTGCATGGAGTTACAATTATTCAAACTTGTAAGGTGCATGCCTTTTGCAATGGAGCATAAGTTAAGCAGAATTTGTAAAATTTTAGTTTTATTAAACTATCCTTAGTAGAAGTTTAGGGAGCATACAGTGATTAGCCAGGAGTTTTAATTTCTTTAAATGGAAGTATGAAGGTACAGAGAGGCCtgaacctattatgctcaaaattttacctattattctttccagaattttccaaaaaattctcctagtattctttttgttattcttgtatccagcctattattccataattattctcattcagtatacaTCTGTGGCTAGTTGCCtggttttcaagatgctagttttgtccgaattattaatagccatatatgaagcattccactttacacatcatttttctatccataatagttacagcagacttagaatagcgtaataattcaagtgtatttaattattagtgcattatgctgtaactactatatagctactaagttaggtagataataatgctcaaagacttgaagaagatacactggcataagatgtacaagtttcagaattgcagataatcatatGCAGTtagctggctgcagattgttaacatgaaacgatctgactgctctattagagtatttgagcgttctattagagtatatcgatcttttcagctcctttcagccagcactccagtcagctttatatcatttgtagtagcttaactctttcttctaggtaatcaagaagagacacacACCTTGATACCACCGATTATTTCCGTGGtagtccgattattctaaaattatgcctgtagcCATATGCATCCTATAATTTCGgaattattctcaagattatgccggcataataggcgcaggcctagtaCAGAGGTATGAGTTTTTGGCTACATGCAGCTCTACCAATTGACAGATATTTATCATTTAATTAGTCAACCCTTGAATAGGTCCTAGCTATCACAAATGGTAAACTTGTCAAGGATCATTGCAGGACTTGTTTCTCTAATGGTTTATTGTAATAGAATCATCATGTACTTTAATGGAGTATTATAGTACAAAAGCTTAGTGGaggaaaatttgacaaattacgTTGCAACCCGTAAAATTTTCCCTCTcaaaattttacaattattGTATTTTCAATGCAATGTTGAACCATTCCATTAAATTTTACTCATCAAAATGCTGAATCATCCAATTCATCACATTTTTACCCTGTCAAATATTTGTGCTAAATGGTATTAAAGTGAAATTTGCAGTATTTAATATACTCAAACAAAACTATGATGTTATTTATTTTCTTTCTGGCTATAATATGTTATGATGTCATACATTTGTACAGCAAAATGACTTCATGCATGGTTGAGTATAACTCTATCATAATAGTCATCAAGCATATTCAAGAATAGTTGAGCCATCTTATAAAAATTCTTGCAtgaacatactctaataaagcaacaCCTGGTAATTATTCACATGGCAGCCAAGATGATAAAAATACCATAAGTGTGCAGGCTCATATGCGATACAGTTGTTGACAGTTTGTATAGTTCAACCTACTGTACCAATGAATTTTATTCACCCGCCCACACATTTATTCTACTATATCCTACTAGATACATTCTACAATGTCCATTATGCTTTCATGCAGTGCTCTGCTCATTATTATTTTAGGCTGGTCTATCTTCTTTCAGAAAATAATGAGTATAATGTAAAAAAAATTCAAGTATGTCAgagtggatctaggatttcccaaggGGGTGCTAAGCTGGGTGAAAGCTGTATAAGAAAAGAAGCATGCTCAGCATGTATGCTTATCTAGGGAGCTCTGGGGGTGTGCCCTCATAGGAAAACTTTTCATCTGAGATCTTGGCAATAACAGTGACTGAATTAACCTTATTGAATGAGCATTAATTGTGAACCACTTTAAGTGTAATCATTTTCTAGCAGTGGTAACTAGCTTTTATAATTATAAAGGGCACAGCATCAATGCTGTagtatggtttgagttcaaagttgaaGTTCAATGGGTCAGGAGTTGGTCTTTGTAGCTTTAATAGTGTGtggatgttttattagagtagttgactgttctattagagtattttgatgttTAGCAGTTTTACCTCTGAAATGTAAATTTTACcccctcttgttgattcctagaagagattagtGTACTTTTTCATTGTCCATGTATATGCTTTAGATGCAATTGGACCTGTACTGTAACTTCTACTATCTTactagtaaaattttggagacAGCTCCATGCACTCCCCTAAATCTGTCCTTGTATGTGAAAACTAGATAGGTTTTCAAAATTGCTGTACCTTACTTTTATTATTGAATTTTGAGTCCAACGAGAGGTTTCAAACTCAATACAACAAAACTAAAaaccataaaattaatatacagaTTGTGGCATAATTGTGGTTGCTGCCATGTTAACCTCTGTAAAATAAGTACAGGCGCTAAAAACAGAATAAGCACTTTTTGTCCAAACAGGTAAAAGTGAAAGGAGGTATATTGTGTGACAAAGTGCCAGTAAAGTGTACAGATTTCTGACTAACTAGCAGAGTTTGGGGCTACTCTCCCAGGGAAAATTTAGAAAAATTTATAATAAAGatctatgtatataattacatacatgtaagcCTAGCTGAAGTTCTTAAAGCAATTAATTGTTGATATAAAGAAAATTACAATTAGTTGAATTGTAAGACAATTTTTAATCAAAGAGTAGGCCACGAAATGGAGAATTTTTGAACACGGCTAAAAGATTGGATCTTGGGGTACAGTatttttagtcaaatccctacAATAAATTCAAACTGTAAAAGAGTTAAGATGTAcaacatgtacgtacatattaACTttacttttctgtggtgcagctggCTATTAGAAAAAACTTGTACAACTAAATAGTAACTGTTATATAAGTTAGTACTTTTCTAACACTGCATTAATAACttctgtaaacaaacaattgGAACTCCATACATGTTGTACTGTAAGTAGCTATGTACAAGACATATTTGGAAGCAAATGTGCATAAAAGCAGGGTATTTCATTCTACAGTCCTATGTCCCTGTCTTGACCAGCATAGCAATAGTTAAAAGCCAGCTGTTGAAGTAGTGGCTGACTGGCATCTCTTAAAGAGCAGGCAAAATTTCTTTCCCTCCTAAAGGTTAGTCGTTGAATTGCTTCATATTCTTTTGGATTAGGTTGCAACTGTAGAAACAATGACAGGGTACATAATTATGAGAAGACATATACAGTATTAGGTACTGAGATGAAAATTTAGACATTTTGCTtagaacatatgtgactgaattttgaaaaatcactcatatgggcatgcatgaaataattagaatttccaccaacaagtagatttgtactataaagtttgtgatttgatcattaaatattttaggtgtcaaatgcacccatatgggtgattttctaaattcagtcacataataatattataatgtaaGTGTGTTTACCAGTCCCAAATCAACTCCATCAAATTCAGGACAGAACTCAGAGCTTCCAGGAGTTCCTGGCAATCCAGGTGGTCCAGGGGGTCCTTGTACACCAACTTGACCTGTAGGGCCTCGTCTGCCTGGATGACCTGGTAATCCTCTGTTTCCCTTGGGACCACTTCTACCAGGTATTCCGGGAGCACCTTGTACTCCTTTAGGTCCCTGTGCTCCAAGGTAACCACGAGGTCCTCAAGCTCCTCTTGCTCCTTTTACACCTTTTCTTCCAGGAGGGCATTCATCACTAACTGTACAAGCAAGTTTATTATAAATTACTTTACATTATGTGCAATGAAATCATATGGTTTACTTTTATTCTCTTTTGATATTATAAAGTCACTGAATTTCGGTACTTCCAATAACAGTACAATGACTCACTATAATTGTGTGCAGTAGTGGTTACAATGTAGGGAGAAATCTATTTTGCTTTATTCTATACTCAGAAAGTATTCTTATGCTAAGTAACTTGCTCAAACCCTGTTTGCTTAGCACTAATCTACATTAATTGGCCATTCCCAATGGCAAAGTTATAATTTCACCTCGAAATGACATTTTATTACAGTAACTCAATTTTCATTTCATCATTTGCTTTTCACAAAGCAAGAACTGTACTTTGCTGACGTGTTATTGTGAGTGACTCAAACAAACTAAATGTATAAAGTTTTCCAGTATCGAAACTGTTTACCTATCAGTAgtagatctaggatttttaaaagagggtttctgaaagttgataTAGCTCAGGTAAAAAAAATAAAGCATCTGAGAATATTTTCCAGAAATTTTGAGATGTTAGAAGCTCTGaaattggattttaggctatttttagttaaaAATTAtgataaatccaatgctttaaactgtatcaaaactatatagccaacTATAGGGCAAAACTTGTGACTATAGTttggttgctctattagagtatataattacttgactgctctattagagaatctcaatcATTTTTAATACAGTGGGAAGTTTAAagtaaagtgttgctgaggatttaatagctataaatgtgttAGCTAAGTGCAATTTATATGCAtgttactgaaatacagtggtatatagttgtttgccaGGACAAACTGTCTGTACAACAATAATGAATTAGtcagactgccactgagctgaATTTAAAAGgaggtttctgtcgaaaccacagaaacccatctagatccgccactgcctaTCATGCTACCATTTTGCTCATTACTATCAGCTGCCTACTTATGGTACCCCAAATTTTGTTGGTAAAAATTGACACATTTACACTACTTGACTTTTATTTAACATATATTATCACCAGTCATGGCTGTGTTTAAGATTAAAATTTGTGGCATAATGGCACACAATCTAGCTAGCAATACCAACAACCATACTGGGTACGTTTAATTTGGCAAGAAGGCTGCTGAAAGTTGGTGAAGCAGAGAGCAAGAAACTTAACACGTAAATGTGGTGACATGCAGCAAGATCATTTTAAAGagcataatacatatatttaattTTAAGCCCACTGTACATAAATCACAGAGTGTATACAGCTGTAGCTAACTTTTACACAATTATAGGCAGTGCTGTCAGTCACATGCACTCTGTCTCTGATTGATACTTACTGGCTCTGGTGTTTCTTCCTTTATGAGCACATATTCGACCAGGAGGTCCATCAGGGCCAGCAATTCCTGGAGGACCATCATCTCCTACTCCCCCACTTATTCCAGCAGATCCTATAATAATCAGTATTACTAGAAATTCACCCTATTGTACTTATGGTCATATAAAGGCAATGATAAAGGTTTCATCCCAACCTGCCTCACTGCTTAGCTTTATGCATCACAGCATTAGCACTCATTATAAGTGCAGCAGTGAAATATTAGTGGCTATATAAGTAACATTACAATACCTGTTTCACCAGCTTCCCCTCTGAAACCTTTGCTACCTTCTCTTCCTTTAGGACCAACCTCTCCTATCCCTCCAGGATTTCCCGGCATTCCTCTGTCACCAGTGAAGCCCTTAGGTCCTGGTGAGCCACTATCTCCTGGTTCTCCAGGGGGACCTGCATAAAACCTCTATTTAAACTTAACACAAATGCCTCCCTAATAAGAAAAATCCAAAAGGCTAGCTACGTATACATACTccttatttttgtcttttatagAGAAGGATATTACCGTGGAGCCGCTCTgttatggacattttgggacccagaatctTTGGGCACTTTGTGCTGTAATATAGACATTTtgctctttcagaggtaaaaatgtattaaccagatcTGTCATGACCAAAATtgttgtccttattatggaggttttttctattgtgtccttaattcggggagtttgttaacaGAGGTTCCACTGTCTTTACAATTTTGTGGCCCCATGTACAAGTGTCCATTATGGagagtaaatgtgactggattttggaaaaacgatccaaatcgcacattagaagtttcgagataaacggttttaaagaattgaagccagcataactctccaaggatagcaagcacgcgtatgaaatttgcacaaaagatgcatcaatctgttacctttcaagccacttccagtacttgtagctgcttgtacagtttcctgccaaataagatagaaaatctgagcagttggacgagcgaagtagtatcacgagtgctcacaaaggggtggaggctgggggtggcggggagggcaaaagataggcctcaaaatggaggcagaccatgattggagtccagacacgagattacagggctgtgctggctccttagtggctgatatgtagcaaaatctacagagaacacgtctggccaacattataaggctgtccaccagtaaaccactgattcttgccaagccaggtccttcacaaggcctgaaaccgccatttgggcactccacaccacccagaaaagacgtctattaaaaccagcctcgtgtagtttgagcagtgctgagggtcaaaacttgtagtacgatagtgtagctatccactggtggtgttagtttgattttgcctgatgtgcgatttggttcggttctgtaaaatctggtcacaaatgataACTAATTTTTAGACACACTATTACAGGAAGACACAGTGACTGACCTGGGATGCAAAATGTGTTTGCAAGTGGGCCTGGTGGTCCAGGCAATATCTGAGTAGTAACTGTATTGATAGTTTTTTGATATACTTCACCTCCAGAAGGTTGTATAATGAAAAGCTCATCCATAATGATTTTAAACAGTTTACAAACACAACCAGGTTGGCCTGGGGAGCCAGGGGAGCCAGTTATTCCAGGAGGTCCCCTAGACCCTGGTAATCCTCTAGGCCCTCTTGTTCCATCAACTCCTATTCAATTACAATGGCAAATACTTCAAAAGTTTTGCACTCTACAACTATATACCTCTTTCTCCTTTGCTTCCACTAGCACCATCAAGCCCATTAATTCCAGGATGACCTGGGTTTCCTGTAAAACTTCTCACTCCACTTTGTCCTGGATCACCACGATCACCTTTGCACCCTTTCTCCCCTGGTGGTCCAGTAGCAACCTCTCGTTTTTTACGCTGGCCAGTTATGCCAATCTACAAAGCAGATACATATTTTGGATTGGCATTTTATTCATTTTTGCGCAACAGATTTTACACTGCCGATTTTATCTTATAGTTTATAAAATTCCTATGAAATTCCTTTTGAGTgtaaaatatattattttagTTGCTTTTCTTCAGATAATAAATTCATGTTGACTACATGCATGTTTATTATCTTGAACAGAAAACCAGTTGAGAACTGAACATTATTATATTCGTGATTcagtcttattattattattaacactttttaATGCTGACTAAAGTACCTGCTTTTCTTCACATGGCAATCCTTTTCTACCTGGTGGTCCTGGCTTACCAACTCTACCAGGAGGTCCAATAGCTCCTGGTTGGCCTTGTTTTCCAGCTTCTCCAAGACATCCTTTACTGCCAATTTCTCCTGGATCACCACGTGGACCTATAACCAACAAAATTTATTACATAATTTGGTTGACAATGATATGTGTGGTACTTATTAGAAAGGTAAGGAATTTACAAATTCACAAATAGtcatttacacacacacacacacacacacacacacacacacacacacacacacacacacacacacatgcatagaTTCTAAGCTTGTTACTTATATATATAACACCATCTCTGGAGTGCTACTGATTGCTAAACTCTGAAGCATAAAATATAAACCAGTGAAAGTCAcaacatattatta comes from Dysidea avara chromosome 4, odDysAvar1.4, whole genome shotgun sequence and encodes:
- the LOC136253584 gene encoding cuticle collagen 1-like, with product GPRGYLGAQGPKGVQGAPGIPGRSGPKGNRGLPGHPGRRGPTGQVGVQGPPGPPGLPGTPGSSEFCPEFDGVDLGLLQPNPKEYEAIQRLTFRRERNFACSLRDASQPLLQQLAFNYCYAGQDRDIGL